The segment CACTGTACAATGGGACCGGGGTCAGTTGAATGACCTGTAAGTGGCCTCTAAGTGACCTCTGACTATTTAGTGCGAAGctgctctttttttattttacaaatgaacaaatgaatatgcattaaatgtgtgtgttttagtaatGTAGGCATAAAAAAATATCCATATACCATCCATATAATATTCAAGTACCTATTTATACCTGTATGATAAATTTGTACCAAAAAAATTAACAGGAGCAGAGGAGCTCTAAAATATTATCTATCTGGTTTTATTCAAATAGTTTGCCATACCAGTATCAGGATTtgataaaaaaagatatttatcATCTTTTTGGACTGGTCTGTCAGTTCACTATCTCTGTCGATTCCTATTTTCTGTTCTCTGAATGAACAATAATCATTCTTTCCTTTCTAtttcctttctcttctctctctttacttCTCCCTCCTTTGCTCTGAAAGTGATAAGTTCGTCCATTGTCCCTATTTGGTTCCCACAAGAGATTTAATAGTTGGGCATTTGGTGATGATAATTGCTGTTACTGATTTTCCCATCATTAGCGGCACAAAGCAGCTGCTGAAATGCACCTATTGTTGCGATTTGATATCAACACAGGAAGAGGaaatgagagtgtgtgtgcgtgtgagagagagagaacgaaaTTTTTGTCTGGGGAAAGCACATACTGGGCTCTGCAGTGcacttctccatgtcttctctcTTGGTTTTTGTGCTCCTAATTGCAGTGTTGTGCGTTTTGCTACATCCCTTAACAGACAGGGTCATAAGGTGAGCAAAATCCAGTTGAGAGTTTACCTTCATAGTTTTATGTCATGCTATGAATAAATGGGAAGCGCTGCAGCAACTGCATCCTTTGATTTTCATCATTGGAGCCTCATTTTATCATTTAGGCTGATGAGACATGCTGTTTCTTGACGTAACATAACTTTCCTGCAGACCACCAAGTGCTTTAAACCTTATCTTTACATttgataaaatactttttttgctATAACTGAAACAACAGAGTGGTCTGCCATCACCAGTAAGCAGCAGTCAGAGGCAGCTTATGCTCATCAGTTTCAGCTCATGTTCATCAGGCCCATGTTCATCAGGCCCAACATGTAGTAGCAGTCTGTCAGCGCTGGTCAGAGCCAAGCAATATTGATCGTTTTCGGTTGAGCTGAAGGTTAGGATATGGATTTACTACACCAGATGTGCCcagtgaaaaaatatttctgaatttgtttttaatttcctgGCGTGCAACCACTAAACAACACGGCTTTGGTGGTGTTGGGCAAGTGGCCACCTAACTAACAAAtcctttattgttaaatgtgctgAATATCTGGATCATCCGGCCAACTTTGCTGAGTGGGTTTTCAGCTGTGGCCTGTGTGAAATCTGGGAGATTTCCTTTTGCTGACTATGTTTCTGCATTTATGCCTCTTAAATAAAATTGAGAAAACACGGCACTGCTGCCTTTTCAACCAACCTTCATTATGTTTCTGTCAGTGGTAGTTGAGAAGGACATGAGCTGAGATCAGATGCTGTGTTTTGTTGCAATTTGACTGTCACATCATCAGCAGCAGTAACAGCCACAGCAAACATCATATTCAGTCACAttgatatttgtgtgtatgtgctcaCATTTCAAACAGCCAGAGGTTAAGACGGGTCCATGAAGGAAGCATgatgagaatgtgtgtgtgtagaagagGTGAGGGCAGTTCAGCATGTCTAAGACAGTGAtgtagttattattattcttttattttttgggctatttgccttttttgtttgaTAGAACAGCTGAAGAgtgagacaggaaatgtgagagagagatgggattGAACCCGGGCAGCTGTGGTTATAAGGACTTGGTGGTTATAAGCCTTGTTCATGGTGTGCatgctctaccaggtgagctaacCGGTGCCTCATTGTAGTTATTATACTAACAGGCATAATGATTTAATTAGATTTTCCttcagtatttaaaaaatgtaatcaaatggtttgaacattaaatagtTAAAATTAAAAGGGAATGAATTCAGTCATTTGGGGGCAACTTTACTCTAAAACACACCCGCTAACTCTGCGTGCTCCTTCCTAACTGACCAGATCAACCAGACAAAATTAAGTTCCTAAGTGCAAAAACAACCTGATATTGCTTTGAGGTAAcgagattgattgattgattgaacgTGATTCAAGGGCAAAAATTATGAGATTCGGGGGAAAATTTTCTGAAAGTTTGTATGCAGAAATTAGATCTCCCTACAGTCAGGAGGCTCGAGTGATTCAGCAGTAACTATTATgtagctaaaaaaacaaaaacctttccCTGCCTTCCCAGCCTTTCCAGCatggcacacacatgcacataacacacacaacacccacacactgtCTGCTGTATTCCAGAGAGTTCACAGCACATCTAATCTTtcaacaggaagaggaggagttgTGGAAGGACAGGGATCTagccaagacacacacacacacacacaagcacacacactgcaaatactgTGCGGAGACTTAGAATTAGAAATAATATTCCTGCTTAGCCGTTGAAAGCTGAGTTGTATAGTGTTTTAGGAGTAATATTTAGGGgcatataaatatatagctTTTCAGTATTTCACCAGAAAAAAGCAACATTAGAATAAAGTCagaacaataattttttttatcttgttaaACATCTTGAATCTTGTAAGGTAAATCTTGGGTAACCACTGGTGTACTATACATTATCGACATCCTGACATTAGTGTATCATGAGTTACTCTGTGATTTTGCCCACATCTTGTTGTCCATGTGATAACAGGGATAATAATGAAACTGTCTTGCAGTGTGAACGAGTGAACAGATGGCTCCCGCATTAGCTGTTGCCAGAAGACATCATATTCTTTATTTCTCTGATATGATATATCAATAGATGTGTATTATCTCCATGTATCACAGGACATAAAACCTCTGGTTGGCCTGCATATATAGAACTGTTGTGCATACTTGTGTTTGGATCATGATGCTGATCTGatttatgttgtgtgttttttttatttatttctgtgtgtcttCCAGTCGATGGGTTGGATAAATCATCATCACTGGCCAGCTGTGACGTGGTGGTGGACAGCGCCACCAATACCCAGAATGTCCCTGCATCACGGCAGCAGCGAGGCAAGCTGTCGTCACTAGGAAAACTGTTCAAACCCTGgaagtggaggaagaagaagaccaGCGACAAGTTCCAGGATCTTTCTAAAGGTATAcgtcttgtttgtgtgtgtttgcatttgtgtgtgaggAGTGGCTTCTGATTTGCTCTCCTCAATCAAGTATCTATACCACATCATTGTTTACAAGCGTGAACAGGAGCAGTTTTGTTCCCAGAAGAGCTTTAAAAGGAAAAGAGTGACCAGTTTGTTTGTAGCTCTCTTTGATTCATTCTTGAAGTGCTGGCTGGGAAATAAAAAGAGACAgaagtaaacacaaaaaacagagacTCTTTCATGGCTGCCAGGTTAATCTGATCCTTTCTCTATTCTGTATCTGTATGAAGATTTCATGTGTCCATGCCCCTTTAGGCCCTGATCAGATagaaagcgctttgcaggttTGAAAACGTGAGCCGCACAGCAGTGGCTTTTTTGGCTGAATTTGGATAGAGCAATGTGCtgcatttttttcatgttgctaggcaaccaccaaATCAGCTGTCTTGTCAGTCTAATCAAATATTATAGcgccagcgatctgtaatcGTTTGCCACTAAGTAATAACTGTCATGTTatcagaaacttgatcacaactctCAGGTCTGAGTCTTTTGTTGCTATAAACacctgctttaaaaaaagtagACAAACGGAAGGCGCCTGCTCTGTCATTGTTTGAGGGTGagaggtgtacaaacacgcagGAGACACGGAAACAGAGATCCGTGGGTACAGGAGACCCTCAGTAAGAGGAGACCCTGCTGGTAGTACCACCAGGTGGTCCAGTAGCTTTgtcttaatgatggtcggtTCAAGGTTTATTTATGATGAGTCGGGgacagtttgttgcagtctcCGGACAATCCAAGAAGCTGTAAACTTCTGTCACCACAACTGAGGTCCATCTCTCCATTCATTCGATTggacaatggaaaaaaatgcGAATGACGCCGGACGCTTTTCTGCCCGTGAGCTCAGAGCTCTCCTTCAAATGCGCAAGGCGCAGCAGGCGCCCAAAACGCGAGCCGCCCAGGGCACTGCAAGCTGTGTTGGGCGGGCCCTTGCACGTGTAGTGcgtcgaggtgtgaggcggccgcgTTGCAGATTGTGGAGCTCTGACAGTGTagctgtgaatttgccatgggcttcggacgctgcacaaacatgttaatcatcacttcctgtgtcccctttgtggcgctacatagcacttcgcACTACGACTATAACtgaacatgtagatgtgttcggggcgggactGTTAtgaagcacgtaaagtttggtgcagatgtgagcatgtacactgaagttaaaacaacttcctctttcatggcgaatcatcgattttggacgccacaGGCACGCCGTTTCACCAAAACTCACCGTTCTTACAACGTCAATGGCTTTAGAGTAGACAGgaaaaatctgaagtcggtcggactaattctctaggaggagtttgttaaagtatggagcgtgtaaaaaatccaaaaataaccataaaattcaaaatggccgacttcctgttgtgtttgccttaacatctggacatgatacacgtgccacagaaatttcgtacatgtaggtaaaaTGTGCCGCGGGGGCTGCATCGTTGAAGATCACTTCCTATTGCCAGTAGgaggcgctatgactgtgggtgaatgttgtCTTGTACATGTGTTAAGGGCAGGACTCTTATCAAACTTCTAAACTCTGGTACAGATGCATGTACAgccaagttacaacaacttcctgcgtcatggcgaagagtttaACTTTGCCGCCACGCCAATAGCCATTATGTTAACATGCACGAGtccatttaattttttcatgGAGGTCGTATCAGCGTTTTCTTCTGCTGATTATCTTCCTCTGGTGTAGTGTGCTCAGTTGTGATCTCCAGCCATCTTCTTTATTATGATTCCCAACAATACCTTGCTATTTAAAGCTATAAAGCAGTGTTGAACTGTTGAATATTATCCTGCCTCATGGTGACTGGATGGTGGTAGAACTTAATagaaatgtagttttttaaagattttgaaTCTTGATCCCATTTATTCAAACCATGTGTTTGGAAGTGAACACCAACATGGAGAGTTGGCTATATTTTGCAGTTGTTCagtcttttttgtgtttatggaGTGTACAAAATCAATCTAAACATCGTGTGTAGTAGTGCTGCATCTAATGATTCTTTCATGACAATCTTGCAAAtatcatatatacatataaaatagtGGAAAAATGCCCAGAATTATTACccagggtttttttttattaattactataatataattataatcacTAAGGTGGTGttttcaaattatatttttatcccACTATTAGTCAAAAACacgaagatattcagtttactatcatatgtaacaaagaaaagcaaaacaatacTCACATTTAAGCTGAAATCAGAAAATGTTAATTACCTAAATAGTTGCAGGTAGCTTGCTGCTTGTTGCTTTTCAGCCCTAATTGTATGATCAAACATGCTCATTTGGTGACTCAGCTGTGTACAGATGTAACTGAACAAGGCAGATTGATTTCTTATAATCCTGTTCTCAGGAGGTTTCAGAGGCAAAGCAGCAGTTAGGTTCCAGCAGGATGNNNNNNNNNNNNNNNNNNNNNNNNNNNNNNNNNNNNNNNNNNNNNNNNNNNNNNNNNNNNNNNNNNNNNNNNNNNNNNNNNNNNNNNNNNNNNNNNNNNNAATTTCCTGGCGTGCAACCACTAAACAACACGGCTTTGGTGGTGTTGGGCAAGTGGCCACCTAACTAACAAAtcctttattgttaaatgtgctgAATATCTGGATCATCCGGCCAACTTTGCTGAGTGGGTTTTCAGCTGTGGCCTGTGTGAAATCTGGGAGATTTCCTTTTGCTGACTATGTTTCTGCATTTATGCCTCTTAAATAAAATTGAGAAAACACGGCACTGCTGCCTTTTCAACCAACCTTCATTATGTTTCTGTCAGTGGTAGTTGAGAAGGACATGAGCTGAGATCAGATGCTGTGTTTTGTTGCAATTTGACTGTCACATCATCAGCAGCAGTAACAGCCACAGCAAACATCATATTCAGTCACAttgatatttgtgtgtatgtgctcaCATTTCAAACAGCCAGAGGTTAAGACGGGTCCATGAAGGAAGCATgatgagaatgtgtgtgtgtagaagagGTGAGGGCAGTTCAGCATGTCTAAGACAGTGAtgtagttattattattcttttattttttgggctatttgccttttttgtttgaTAGAACAGCTGAAGAgtgagacaggaaatgtgagagagagatgggattGAACCCGGGCAGCTGTGGTTATAAGGACTTGGTGGTTATAAGCCTTGTTCATGGTGTGCatgctctaccaggtgagctaacCGGTGCCTCATTGTAGTTATTATACTAACAGGCATAATGATTTAATTAGATTTTCCttcagtatttaaaaaatgtaatcaaatggtttgaacattaaatagtTAAAATTAAAAGGGAATGAATTCAGTCATTTGGGGGCAACTTTACTCTAAAACACACCCGCTAACTCTGGGTGCTCCTTCCTAACTGACCAGATCAACCAGACAAAATTAAGTTCCTAAGTGCAAAAACAACCTGATATTGCTTTGAGGTAAcgagattgattgattgattgaacgTGATTCAAGGGCAAAAATTATGAGATTCGGGGGAAAATTTTCTGAAAGTTTGTATGCAGAAATTAGATCTCCCTACAGTCAGGAGGCTCGAGTGATTCAGCAGTAACTATTATgtagctaaaaaaacaaaaacctttccCTGCCTTCCCAGCCTTTCCAGCatggcacacacatgcacataacacacacaacacccacacactgtCTGCTGTATTCCAGAGAGTTCACAGCACATCTAATCTTtcaacaggaagaggaggagttgTGGAAGGACAGGGATCTagccaagacacacacacacacacacaagcacacacactgcaaatactgTGCGGAGACTTAGAATTAGAAATAATATTCCTGCTTAGCCGTTGAAAGCTGAGTTGTATAGTGTTTTAGGAGTAATATTTAGGGgcatataaatatatagctTTTCAGTATTTCACCAGAAAAAAGCAACATTAGAATAAAGTCagaacaataattttttttatcttgttaaACATCTTGAATCTTGTAAGGTAAATCTTGGGTAACCACTGGTGTACTATACATTATCGACATCCTGACATTAGTGTATCATGAGTTACTCTGTGATTTTGCCCACATCTTGTTGTCCATGTGATAACAGGGATAATAATGAAACTGTCTTGCAGTGTGAACGAGTGAACAGATGGCT is part of the Micropterus dolomieu isolate WLL.071019.BEF.003 ecotype Adirondacks linkage group LG15, ASM2129224v1, whole genome shotgun sequence genome and harbors:
- the LOC123984516 gene encoding phosphatase and actin regulator 1-like produces the protein MEEEGDSHPELRHFPSLWSLSRSRSKSDGSGFRGFRYRVLFRLRGAHSVDGLDKSSSLASCDVVVDSATNTQNVPASRQQRGKLSSLGKLFKPWKWRKKKTSDKFQDLSKGPDQIESALQV